Genomic segment of Xanthomonas sp. DAR 35659:
AATGTGACGGGCGACCTGGCGCTGACCACGCTGGTGGCGAAGGGCGAGGAGGGGTGAGGGGCAGGGATTGGGGATTCGGGATTGGGGATTGGTAAAGACGCAGCGCCGCGGTCTGATCCGCCAGACGCTGTAGGAGCGGCTTTAGCCGCGACAGGCGCTATCGGTAATGCCTGTCGCGGCTAAAGCCGCTCCTACAGCTCTGGCGACCTGCGCACCCGTGCCGTTGCGAATCCCCACTCCCGAATCCCCACTCCCCGCCTGTGGGACAATAGGGGGCCCGACGCCTCGCGCCCGCTTCCAACAGACCCTTCATGACGACGCCCACCCGCCGCCAACTCGCCAATGCGATCCGTTTCCTCGCCGCCGATGCGGTCGAGGCCGCCAAGTCCGGCCATCCGGGCATGCCGATGGGCATGGCCGACATCGCCGAGGTGCTGTGGAACGATTTCCTCAGCCACAACCCGAACAATCCGAAGTGGTTCAACCGCGACCGCTTCGTGCTCTCCAACGGCCACGGCTCGATGCTGCAGTACGCGCTGCTGCACCTGTCCGGCTACGACCTGCCGCTGGACCAACTCAAGCGCTTCCGTCAGCTGCACAGCAAGACCGCCGGCCATCCCGAGCGCAGCGAGACCCCCGGGGTGGAGACCACCACCGGTCCGCTCGGCCAGGGCTTCGCCAACGCGGTCGGTTTCGCGCTGGCCGAGAAGCTGCTGGCGCAGCGCTTCAACCGCCCCGAGCACCAGATCGTCGACCACCGCACCTGGGTGTTCATGGGCGACGGCTGCATGATGGAGGGCATCTCGCACGAAGCCGCCTCGCTGGCCGGCACCTGGGGCCTGGGCAAGCTGGTCGCGTTCTGGGACAACAACCATATCTCCATCGACGGCAACACCGCCGGCTGGTTCAGCGACGACACCCCGGCCCGCTTCGAGGCCTATGGCTGGCATGTGCTGCGCGATGTCGATGGCCACGATGCCGACGCGATCAAGGCGGCGATCGAGGCCGCCATCGGCGAGAGCGACAAGCCGACCCTGATCTGCTGCCGCACCACCATCGGGTTCGGTGCGCCGAGCAAGGCCGGCAAGGAATCCTCGCACGGCGCGCCGCTGGGCAAGGACGAACTGGAAGGCGCGCGCAAGGCGCTGCAGTGGCCGTACGGCCCGTTCGAGATCCCGCAGGAGATCTACGACGGCTGGCGTGCCGGTGGCGCCGGCACGCTGCGCCAGGCCGAGTGGGAGCAGGCGTTCGACAAGTACGCCAAGCAGTACCCGGCCGAGGCCGCCGAGCTGACCCGCCGCTCGCACGGCGAGCTGCCGGAGGACTTCATCGCCCAGGCCGACGCCTATATCGCCAAGCAGGCTGCCGAAGCGCAGACCATCGCCTCGCGCAAGGCCTCGCAGATGGCGATCGAGGCGTTCGCGCCGCTGTTGCCGGAACTGGTCGGCGGCTCGGCCGACCTGGCGCATTCCAACCTGACGCTGTGGAAGGCCAGCAAGTCGGTCGCCAGCGACGACCCTAACGCGAACTACGTCTACTACGGCGTGCGCGAGTTCGGCATGACCGCGATCGCCAATGGCCTGGCGCTGCACGGCGGCTTCATCCCGTTCGACGCCACCTTCCTGGTGTTCAGCGACTACGCGCGCAACGGCGTGCGCATGAGCGCGCTGAACCCGGCGCACGCGATCCACGTCTACACCCACGATTCGATCGGTCTCGGCGAGGATGGCCCGACCCACCAGCCGGTGGAGCATCTGGCCTCGCTGCGCTACATCCCCAACAACGACGTGTGGCGTCCGTGCGACACGGTCG
This window contains:
- the tkt gene encoding transketolase: MTTPTRRQLANAIRFLAADAVEAAKSGHPGMPMGMADIAEVLWNDFLSHNPNNPKWFNRDRFVLSNGHGSMLQYALLHLSGYDLPLDQLKRFRQLHSKTAGHPERSETPGVETTTGPLGQGFANAVGFALAEKLLAQRFNRPEHQIVDHRTWVFMGDGCMMEGISHEAASLAGTWGLGKLVAFWDNNHISIDGNTAGWFSDDTPARFEAYGWHVLRDVDGHDADAIKAAIEAAIGESDKPTLICCRTTIGFGAPSKAGKESSHGAPLGKDELEGARKALQWPYGPFEIPQEIYDGWRAGGAGTLRQAEWEQAFDKYAKQYPAEAAELTRRSHGELPEDFIAQADAYIAKQAAEAQTIASRKASQMAIEAFAPLLPELVGGSADLAHSNLTLWKASKSVASDDPNANYVYYGVREFGMTAIANGLALHGGFIPFDATFLVFSDYARNGVRMSALNPAHAIHVYTHDSIGLGEDGPTHQPVEHLASLRYIPNNDVWRPCDTVESAVSWKAAITRQDGPSCLVFSRQNLPFQARSDAQIKQIERGGYVLADAEGGVPDVILIGTGSEVGLAVEAKKTLDAAGLKTRVVSMPSTDVFDRQDAAYRESVLPNAVRKRVAVEAGVTGFWRKYVGLDGAVVGLDTFGASAPADELYKYFEITAEHVVAAAKAL